Proteins encoded in a region of the Prunus persica cultivar Lovell chromosome G4, Prunus_persica_NCBIv2, whole genome shotgun sequence genome:
- the LOC18780191 gene encoding probable glycosyltransferase At3g07620: MRPTRKTQVSSISSILVGLLVIPLVVLLVIFLIHPTAFSSSSFSSSSWETTRNPVASNFTSNGRSNYSVPSSTEEIWQPQPSQAPAFTFSNNRSGAPAPAPQIFGVDDEVQETKTQQVEGPNKTVSLSSSSSRSSQLEKLEASLGRARSSIREAAKVRNKTSTHQDPDYVPRGPIYRNPNAFHRSYLEMEKLFKIYVYEEGQVPIFHDGPCFHMYLTEGRFIHEMEKGKLYRTTDPNQALVYFLPFSVVRMVQFLYVPDSYDRNGLKLAVIDYINLIAHKHPFWNRSLGADHFMLSCHDWGPFTTTFVPHLFHKSIRVLCNANTSEGFNPSKDASLPEIKLLTSKIPRLGGHPASSRSTLAFFAGGLHGHIRYLLLNEWKGKDQDVQVYEKVPHGVSYEEMMKSSKFCLCPSGYEVASPRVVESIYAECVPVLISDGYIPPFSDVLDWKSFSVQVPVKNISDIKNILMSISNRQYLRMQRRLKQVQRHFLMNGPPKRYDVFHMIVHSIWLRRLNIRIQDLLM; this comes from the exons ATGAGGCCTACCAGAAAGACACAAGTCTCTTCCATATCCTCAATTTTAGTGGGATTGCTTGTAATCCCTTTGGTGGTTTTGTTGGTAATCTTTCTCATACACCCAACTGCCTTCAGCTCTTCATCATTCTCGTCGTCATCATGGGAGACTACACGGAATCCAGTAGCTAGTAATTTTACTAGTAATGGTAGAAGCAACTACTCTGTTCCTTCATCTACAGAAGAAATATGGCAGCCTCAACCATCACAAGCTCCAGCTTTCACTTTCTCAAATAATCGAAGTGGTGCCCCAGCTCCTGCCCCTCAAATATTT GGAGTTGATGATGAAGTGCAAGAGACGAAAACCCAGCAAGTAGAAGGACCTAATAAAACAGTATCAttgagcagcagcagcagcaggagcAGTCAGCTTGAAAAATTAGAAGCAAGTTTGGGTAGAGCAAGGTCTTCGATAAGAGAAGCGGCTAAAGTTAGAAACAAGACATCAACCCATCAAGACCCTGATTATGTTCCTCGAGGCCCCATATATCGGAACCCTAATGCTTTTCATAG GAGTTACCTAGAAATGGAGAAGTTGTTCAAGATATATGTTTACGAAGAAGGACAGGTCCCAATATTTCATGACGGTCCATGCTTCCATATGTATTTAACAGAAGGCAGGTTTATTCATGAGATGGAGAAGGGTAAATTGTACCGTACAACAGACCCAAATCAGGCACTTGTCTATTTCCTTCCCTTCAGTGTGGTTAGAATGGTTCAGTTCCTGTATGTGCCTGACTCATATGATCGAAATGGCTTGAAGCTTGCGGTCATCGACTACATTAATCTCATTGCTCATAAGCATCCCTTCTGGAACCGAAGCCTCGGCGCTGATCATTTCATGCTATCTTGCCACGATTGG gGGCCATTTACAACTACATTTGTCCCCCATTTATTCCACAAGTCTATTAGGGTTTTGTGCAATGCCAATACTTCCGAAGGATTTAATCCCTCTAAAGATGCGTCGCTTCCAGAAATTAAGCTTCTGACATCGAAAATCCCAAGGCTTGGTGGTCATCCTGCTTCAAGTCGATCCACACTAGCTTTCTTTGCAGGCGGTCTGCATGGCCATATTAGGTACCTTCTTCTAAATGAATGGAAAGGCAAAGACCAAGATGTGCAAGTCTATGAAAAAGTTCCTCACGGAGTGTCCTATGAAGAAATGATGAAGAGCAGCAAGTTTTGCTTATGCCCAAGTGGGTATGAAGTAGCAAGTCCAAGGGTGGTAGAATCAATCTATGCCGAGTGCGTCCCCGTGTTGATTTCAGATGGCTATATTCCACCTTTTAGTGATGTGTTGGATTGGAAGTCGTTTTCTGTGCAAGTGCCAGTCAAGAATATATCTGACATTAAGAACATATTGATGAGCATATCCAATAGACAGTACCTCAGAATGCAAAGGAGGTTGAAACAAGTGCAACGACATTTTTTGATGAATGGACCTCCTAAGagatatgatgttttccaCATGATTGTGCACTCTATTTGGCTCAGGAGGTTAAACATTCGCATTCAAGATCTATTGATGTAA